A single Biomphalaria glabrata chromosome 2, xgBioGlab47.1, whole genome shotgun sequence DNA region contains:
- the LOC106063900 gene encoding growth hormone secretagogue receptor type 1-like: MDVGEVTDYPQKLSNARVDKGPDEDIINAHERQIYEVVNYVFLGTVIGLFGIVTNIINIIIFFKQGLNNTVNISLFGLAISDFCSLLTLQWFNVCVNPLFEEADDLFPLAASEVIYLTAGIPHDCFARITCWITVYITAERCLCILFPLKIKRLITPAKTTLIIILIYVLMMASFSPEYITAYLDWKYYPEKNRTLLGLVFKENRKNVEGLTFLLYGVLGKLSFMAVIFFTVVLVVSLRRKTKWRKRSVYGSRHSENVSNRDRKTIYMIVIIAAILIVCYTPGIVLSMVTVFEPEFSIVGRYVNLFFAIWSFGFLFETINSSVNIFLFYRMSSKYRRSFYKLFWRCYMIRSSASSDDASTTNVSMKIFNDNSSNGIIKFPDTFYAAKTCYNS, translated from the coding sequence ATGGATGTAGGGGAGGTAACAGACTATCCCCAGAAACTCTCCAACGCTAGAGTCGACAAAGGTCCAGATGAGGATATCATCAACGCTCACGAGCGTCAGATCTACGAGGTGGTCAACTACGTTTTCCTGGGCACAGTAATCGGCCTCTTCGGCATCGTCACCAACATCATCAACATTATCATCTTCTTCAAGCAGGGGCTGAACAACACGGTCAACATCAGCCTGTTCGGCCTGGCCATCTCAGACTTCTGCAGCCTGCTGACCTTGCAGTGGTTCAACGTCTGCGTGAACCCGCTCTTCGAAGAAGCAGACGACCTGTTTCCACTCGCCGCCTCGGAGGTCATCTACTTGACCGCGGGGATCCCCCACGACTGCTTCGCTCGCATCACCTGCTGGATAACCGTGTACATCACGGCCGAGAGATGCCTCTGCATTCTCTTCCCCTTGAAAATAAAACGCCTCATCACCCCAGCGAAGACCACGCTCATAATTATCCTTATCTACGTGCTGATGATGGCCTCTTTCAGCCCGGAATACATAACAGCTTATCTGGACTGGAAATATTACCCGGAGAAAAACAGAACTCTTCTTGGTTTGGTGttcaaagaaaacagaaagaaCGTGGAAGGATTGACGTTTCTGTTGTACGGAGTCTTGGGGAAACTCTCTTTTATGGCGGTAATTTTCTTCACAGTCGTTCTGGTCGTAAGCCTGCGGCGTAAAACAAAATGGCGTAAGAGGTCCGTCTACGGCTCTAGACACTCTGAGAACGTATCCAACAGAGACAGGAAGACGATCTACATGATCGTCATCATAGCGGCCATACTTATCGTCTGCTACACGCCCGGCATCGTGTTGTCAATGGTGACCGTCTTCGAACCGGAATTCAGCATTGTCGGGCGATATGTGAACCTCTTTTTCGCCATCTGGTCGTTCGGCTTCCTCTTTGAGACGATCAATTCGAGCGTGAACATCTTTCTCTTCTACAGAATGAGCTCCAAGTACAGACGATCTTTTTACAAGCTGTTCTGGCGGTGCTACATGATTCGGAGTTCCGCCTCATCAGACGACGCCTCAACCACGAACGTAAGCATGAAAATATTCAACGATAACTCCTCCAACGGAATTATTAAGTTTCCAGACACATTTTACGCTGCGAAAACTTGTTACAATAGTTAA